In one window of Arachis ipaensis cultivar K30076 chromosome B06, Araip1.1, whole genome shotgun sequence DNA:
- the LOC107647201 gene encoding cationic amino acid transporter 2, vacuolar-like: MGSFKFFTRRKQVDSVEVETKGLLAKELTVPHLIAIGVGSTIGAGVYVLVGTVAREEAGPALTISFLLAGIAAALSAFCYAELASRCPSAGSAYHYSYICLGEGVAWLIGWALILEYTIGSATVARGITPNLAALIGGADKLPIFLSRQHIPGIDIIVDPCAAILVFIITALLCIGIKEIAVVQGTITSINVCALLFVVTAGSYLGFKFGWVGYDLHNGYFPFGVDGMLAGSATVFFAYIGFDAIASTAEEVKNPQRNLPLGIGGALFLCCGLYMMISIVVVGLVPYYAIDPDTPISSAFAKHGMHWAAYIINAGAFTALCSALMGGILPQPRILMAMARDGLLPPFFSDINKHTQIPVKSTIVTGLGAAILAFFMEVSELAGMASHICVLCCQIMTIYNYFIVIFELLFIYLFLCVDVNNENRRRVAGRMIALTCLGAFVLTYSSSNLSLHSFVRFTLCGVGGITLLSTLAFLSSMEQDDASQNFGHSGGFVCPFVPLLPIVSILINSYLLVNLSMGTWLRVSVWLAGGVLVYAFYGRTHSSLKDVIYVPAIQVDEIYRASKTCLV, from the exons ATGGGGTCGTTCAAATTTTTTACCAGAAGAAAGCAAGTTGATTCTGTAGAAGTTGAAACCAAGGGTCTCCTTGCCAAGGAGTTAACTGTTCCTCATCTAATTGCAATTG GTGTTGGTTCAACAATTGGTGCTGGAGTGTATGTTCTTGTTGGAACGGTTGCAAGAGAGGAAGCAGGACCAGCTTTGACAATTTCATTTCTGTTGGCGGGAATAGCAGCTGCTCTTTCAGCATTTTGTTATGCAGAACTTGCAAGTCGCTGCCCTTCTGCTGGGAGTGCATATCACTATTCATACATATGCCTTGGAGAAGg TGTTGCTTGGCTAATAGGCTGGGCATTAATACTGGAATATACAATTGGCAGCGCTACTGTTGCACGTGGCATAACCCCTAATTTG GCTGCGCTTATTGGAGGAGCAGACAAGTTGCCCATCTTTTTATCACGGCAGCATATTCCTGGAATAGATATTATTGTGGACCCATGTGCAGCAATTCTAGTATTCATTATAACCGCACTCTTGTGTATTGGGATTAAGGag ATTGCAGTAGTGCAAGGCACAATTACATCAATCAACGTATGCGCTTTGCTTTTTGTCGTAACAGCCGGAAGTTACTTGGGTTTTAAGTTTGGATGGGTTGGATATGATCTTCATAATGG GTATTTTCCTTTTGGGGTTGATGGAATGCTTGCTGGTTCTGCAACAGTCTTTTTTGCATATATAGGTTTTGATGCAATTGCTAGCACTGCTGAAGAG GTGAAAAATCCTCAACGAAACTTACCACTTGGTATCGGTGGAGCCCTGTTTCTATGTTGTGGACTTTACATGATgatttccattgttgttgttggattAGTACCTTATTATGCAATTGATCCAGATACCCCAATTTCATCTGCATTTGCCAAACATGGCATGCACTGGGCAGC ATACATTATAAATGCTGGAGCTTTTACAGCTCTTTGCTCAGCATTGATGGGTGGTATACTTCCTCAG cCACGAATCTTGATGGCCATGGCAAGGGATGGGTTACTGCCACCATTTTTTTCTGACATAAATAAGCATACTCAGATTCCTGTGAAGAGCACAATAGTTACTGGCCTTGGTGCTGCAATCCTAGCATTTTTTATGGAAGTTTCTGAACTAGCAGGGATGGCAAGTC ATATTTGTGTACTGTGCTGCCAAATTATGACCATATATAATTACTTTATTGTAATTTTtgaacttttatttatttatttatttttatgtgtAGATGTAAATAACGAAAATAGGCGCAGAGTTGCTGGACGCATGATAGCACTTACATGCTTAGGGGCATTTGTCCTCACATATTCATCTTCTAATTTATCTCTTCATAG TTTTGTTCGCTTCACATTGTGTGGAGTTGGAGGCATTACTCTTTTATCTACTCTTGCCTTTCTAAGCAGTATGGAGCAAGATGATGCAAGTCAAAATTTTGGGCATTCTGGAG GTTTTGTCTGCCCATTTGTGCCACTATTACCCATAGTTAGCATTCTCATCAATTCATATTTACTAGTTAATCTTAG CATGGGGACGTGGTTGCGCGTTTCTGTATGGCTAGCAGGAGGAGTGCTAGTTTATGCATTTTATGGCAGAACTCATAGCTCTTTGAAAGATGTCATTTATGTGCCAGCAATTCAAGTCGACGAAATTTATCGAGCTTCCAAAACTTGTCTTGTTTAA